ACAAGAAGACAGGAGGAAGACCACCTCCGACATACATTAACGTCGGAGGGTCCCGAATCCCTGTGGGGTTCCAGATAAAATATCTGGGCTTTACCCTGGATGGACTCTAAGAGTTCATACAGCATTTCGATGCTCTAGCTCCCAGAGTGGACCTCCCAGGATGGCGAAAGCGTTGTGTCGCCTCCTGCCCAATCTCGACGATCCAGGTGCCAAAGTCCGGCACCTTTACACGAACACCGTCCGATTGGTATTTCTTTACGGGGCACCGATTTGGGCAAACGACTGATGGCCAATAAACGCGCCAGCGCCTTGGTGCGTAAGGCCGATCGGCGCATGGCCATCAGGGTCGCCCGTTGTTATCGGACGGTGTCGTACGTGGCGTCCACGACCCTGGCAAAGGTGCTCCCGTTCGACCTAGTCGCTAGTTCGCGCGCCGAAGCTTATCGGTGCGCGATTGAGGTCGGACGGAGTGGCATTTCCCCGGAAATCATTCCCAAGAAAATGGAAAGGGAAAAGGCGAGGGCCCGGAGGTGGGCGCTCAGAGAGTGGAAACACCGACTGGGCGAACACAATACTCCGGGTCTTCCGGAACTGAAGACCGTCGAGACTATCCAGCCCTGCCTACAGAAGTGGGTAGGCAGGAGGGGAGGCGGAATTTCGTTCTGCCTGGCGCAGGTTTTCACCGGGTATGATTGCTTTGGTGACTACCTGTGCCGAATAGGTAAGCAGCGCACTACGCGGTGCTACCATTGCGCGGCCAACCGGGACTCGGCGCAGCACACGCTGGAGGAGTGCCCAGCGTGGACCGTAGAGCGTCGGGCCCTGGTCGAAATGGTGggcggagacctctctcttccttcccTGGTTAGAGGGATGttggagagagaggagagttGGGTGGCAGTCTCCTCCTTCTGTGAGACGGTAATGTCTCGGAAGGAGAAGGTTGAGCGGGAgagaaggggggagggaggcACGACCTCCTCtcagagaaggaggaggaggggccAAGGAGGTGGCCGGATAAGGCCATGCCCTCCGCGCCTAGGCGTGAATAACGCGCCGTGATAATGCTGGGTGGGAGATGGGAGAGCCTAGCgacctctctctttttcaccCCGGTGGGCTCCGAAGGGTGGTCCGCTGAGACCTCTCTTCGGGGCAAGAGGTACACGGTTCCCTCCGCTGGAGGAACCGTGAGGAACCCAACAACTCCTGTAAGGACTATTCCCAATCGCTGGTAAAAGACGGGGACTTTGATTCCAAACCCCCGGATGCCTGGACCCGTTAGGCGTGTTATTCACGACACCAGGATAGGGGAGTAAACCTCGATAAAAAATCCGGGATCTTGCCAGTCTTGTTAGCACGCCGGTGTTTCGACATGACGGCTGGCCGTGcacgagggggggggggaatagGTGGCGACTTACACCGTAACCCCAAGTATGGGGCCGAAGGCCGGTGCTTTACACGAGCCGCGAGGGTTAGTCTTGATCGACAACCGTCTTAGTGGAAAGAGAACCACGATAAAAACACCCAGAAAAGACAACTCCGTGAAGTTGACAACTCACGGAGACTCAGTGCTCAAATTACATGTTATGtaagacaatttttcctttatttcccataatttttaatcaaatttttatacattgagaaaaaactaattttttagtaaatattcagtaaaaactttaatttaacttcattgtaagttgaaagaattaaaattatttgcttttcaaggaaaaaaatattattatgatactaaaatacctattaatacctattaataaataaatgcaattacctgaaagatgattcgttaggcctcgtatattttattggcgttggtgttgatgttagcgtcagcgtgggcgtgggcgttgacgatggcgtaggagttggtgttggcgtaggctttggcgttggcgtaggttttagcattagcgtagactacggcgttgggggctggcgtgcgctttggcgacggcgtgggcgtagacgcgtccgcaaacttgatcattgacataggcgtggccgcagggccattcttcaataagtcgctaatgtccagcattagcgacaaattatagagtggcccgtagctatgtagcctagcccaaccgtagccgcagccgcattcgtaggcaccagccgtagccgcagccgcaaccgttgccggcagcccttgccgtagccatagccgtagccgtaaccgtagccgcagccgtagccatagccgtagcggttgccatccatcatacgcaacggacaagagcggagttgatctgtaaaatacaaaatcgagttcagattaataatgtgttaaacttagtattttataaataaaattattgtacatattaaattttttctttatttcccataatttttaatcaaattcttatacattgagaaaaaactaattttttagtaaatattcagtaaaaactttaatttaacttcattgtaagttgaaagaattgaaattatttgcttttcaaggaaaaaaatattattatgatactaaaatacctattaataaataaatgcaattacctgaaagatgattcgttaggcctcgtatattttattggcgttggtgttgacgttagcgtcagcgtgggcgtgggcgttgacgatggcgtaggagttggtgttggcgtaggctttggcgttggcgtaggttttagcattagcgtagactacggcgttgggggctggcgtgcgctttggcgacggcgtgggcgtagacgcgtccgcaaacttgatcattgacataggcgtggccgcagggccattcttcaataagtcgctaatgtccagcattagcgacgaattatagagtggcccgtagctatgtagcctagcccaaccgtagccgcagccgcattcgtaggcaccagccgtagccgcagccgcaaccgttgccggcagcccttgccgtagccatagccgtagccgtaaccgtagccgcagccgtagccatagccgtagcggttgccatccatcatacgcaacggacaagagcggagttgatctgtaaaatacaaaatcgagttcagattaataatgtgttaaacttagtattttataaataaaattattgtacatattaaattttttctttatttcccataatttttaatcaaattcttatacattgagaaaaaactaattttttagtaaatattcagtaaaaactttaatttaacttcattgtaagttgaaagaattgaaattatttgcttttcaaggaaaaaaatattattatgatactaaaatacctattaataaataaatgcaattacctgaaagatgattcgttaggcctcgtatattttattggcgttggtgttgacgttagcgtcagcgtgggcgtgggcgttgacgatggcgtaggagttggtgttggcgtaggctttggcgttggcgtaggttttagcattagcgtagactacggcgttgggggctggcgtgcgctttggcgacggcgtgggcgtagacgcgtccgcaaacttgatcattgacataggcgtggccgcagggccattcttcaataagtcgctaatgtccagcattagcgacgaattatagagtggcccgtagctatgtagcctagcccaaccgtagccgcagccgcattcgtaggcaccagccgtagccgcagccgcaaccgttgccggcagcccttgccgtagccatagccgtagccgtaaccgtagccgcagccgtagccatagccgtagcggttgccatccatcatacgcaacggacaagagcggagttgatctgtaaaatacaaaatcgagttcagattaataatgtgttaaacttagtattttataaataaaattattgtacatattaaattttttctttatttcccataatttttaatcaaattcttatacattgagaaaaaactaattttttagtaaatattcagtaaaaactttaatttaacttcattgtaagttgaaagaattgaaattatttgcttttcaaggaaaaaaatattattatgatactaaaatacctattaataaataaatgcaattacctgaaagatgattcgttaggcctcgtatattttattggcgttggtgttgacgttagcgtcagcgtgggcgtgggcgttgacgatggcgtaggagttggtgttggcgtaggctttggcgttggcgtaggttttagcattagcgtagactacggcgttgggggctggcgtgcgctttggcgacggcgtgggcgtagacgcgtccgcaaacttgatcattgacataggcgtggccgcagggccattcttcaataagtcgctaatgtccagcattagcgacgaattatagagtggcccgtagctatgtagcctagcccaaccgtagccgcagccgcattcgtaggcaccagccgtagccgcagccgcaaccgttgccggcagcccttgccgtagccatagccgtagccgtaaccgtagccgcagccgtagccatagccgtagcggttgccatccatcatacgcaacggacaagagcggagttgatctgtaaaatacaaaatcgagttcagattaataatgtgttaaacttagtattttataaataaaattattgtacatattaaattttttctttatttcccataatttttaatcaaattcttatacattgagaaaaaactaattttttagtaaatattcagtaaaaactttaatttaacttcattgtaagttgaaagaattgaaattatttgcttttcaaggaaaaaaatattattatgatactaaaatacctattaataaataaatgcaattacctgaaagatgattcgttaggcctcgtatattttattggcgttggtgttgacgttagcgtcagcgtgggcgtgggcgttgacgatggcgtaggagttggtgttggcgtaggctttggcgttggcgtaggttttagcattagcgtagactacggcgttgggggctggcgtgcgctttggcgacggcgtgggcgtagacgcgtccgcaaacttgatcattgacataggcgtggccgcagggccattcttcaataagtcgctaatgtccagcattagcgacgaattatagagtggcccgtagctatgtagcctagcccaaccgtagccgcagccgcattcgtaggcaccagccgtagccgcagccgcaaccgttgccggcagcccttgccgtagccatagccgtagccgtaaccgtagccgcagccgtagccatagccgtagcggttgccatccatcatacgcaacggacaagagcggagttgatctgtaaaatacaaaatcgagttcagattaataatgtgttaaacttagtattttataaataaaattattgtacatattaaattttttctttatttcccataatttttaatcaaattcttatacattgagaaaaaactaattttttagtaaatattcagtaaaaactttaatttaacttcattgtaagttgaaagaattgaaattatttgcttttcaaggaaaaaaatattattatgatactaaaatacctattaataaataaatgcaattacctgaaagatgattcgttaggcctcgtatattttattggcgttggtgttgacgttagcgtcagcgtgggcgtgggcgttgacgatggcgtaggagttggtgttggcgtaggctttggcgttggcgtaggttttagcattagcgtagactacggcgttgggggctggcgtgcgctttggcgacggcgtgggcgtagacgcgtccgcaaacttgatcattgacataggcgtggccgcagggccattcttcaataagtcgctaatgtccagcattagcgacgaattatagagtggcccgtagctatgtagcctagcccaaccgtagccgcagccgcattcgtaggcaccagccgtagccgcagccgcaaccgttgccggcagcccttgccgtagccatagccgtagccgtaaccgtagccgcagccgtagccatagccgtagcggttgccatccatcatacgcaacggacaagagcggagttgatctgtaaaatacaaaatcgagttcagattaataatgtgttaaacttagtattttataaataaaattattgtacatattaaattttttctttatttctcataatttttaatcaaattcttatacattgagaaaaaactaattttttagtaaatattcagtaaaaactttaatttaacttcattgtaagttgaaagaattgaaattatttgcttttcaaggaaaaaaatattattatgatactaaaatacctattaataaataaatgcaattacctgaaagatgattcgttaggcctcgtatattttattggcgttggtgttgacgttagcgtcagcgtgggcgtgggcgttgacgatggcgtaggagttggtgttggcgtaggctttggcgttggcgtaggttttagcattagcgtagactacggcgttgggggctggcgtgcgctttggcgacggcgtgggcgtagacgcgtccgcaaacttgatcattgacataggcgtggccgcagggccattcttcaataagtcgctaatgtccagcattagcgacgaattatagagtggcccgtagctatgtagcctagcccaaccgtagccgcagccgcattcgtaggcaccagccgtagccgcagccgcaaccgttgccggcagcccttgccgtagccatagccgtagccgtaaccgtagccgcagccgtagccatagccgtagcggttgccatccatcatacgcaacggacaagagcggagttgatctgtaaaatacaaaatcgagttcagattaataatgtgttaaacttagtattttataaataaaattattgtacatattaaattttttctttatttcccataatttttaatcaaattcttatacattgagaaaaaactaattttttagtaaatattcagtaaaaactttaatttaacttcattgtaagttgaaagaattgaaattatttgcttttcaaggaaaaaaatattattatgatactaaaatacctattaataaataaatgcaattacctgaaagatgattcgttaggcctcgtatattttattggcgttggtgttgacgttagcgtcagcgtgggcgtgggcgttgacgatggcgtaggagttggtgttggcgtaggctttggcgttggcgtaggttttagcattagcgtagactacggcgttgggggctggcgtgcgctttggcgacggcgtgggcgtagacgcgtccgcaaacttgatcattgacataggcgtggccgcagggccattcttcaataagtcgctaatgtccagcattagcgacgaattatagagtggcccgtagctatgtagcctagcccaaccgtagccgcagccgcattcgtaggcaccagccgtagccgcagccgcaaccgttgccggcagcccttgccgtagccatagccgtagccgtaaccgtagccgcagccgtagccatagccgtagcggttgccatccatcatacgcaacggacaagagcggagttgatctgtaaaatacaaaatcgagttcagattaataatgtgttaaacttagtattttataaataaaattattgtacatattaaattttttctttatttctcataatttttaatcaaattcttatacattgagaaaaaactaattttttagtaaatattcagtaaaaactttaatttaacttcattgtaagttgaaagaattgaaattatttgcttttcaaggaataaaatattattatgatactaaaatacctattaataaataaatgcaattacctgaaagatgattcgttaggcctcgtatattttattggcgttggtgttgacgttagcgtcagcgtgggcgtgggcgttgacgatggcgtaggagttggtgttggcgtaggctttggcgttggcgtaggttttagcattagcgtagactacggcgttgggggctggcgtgcgctttggcgacggcgtgggcgtagacgcgtccgcaaacttgatcattgacataggcgtggccgcagggccattcttcaataagtcgctaatgtccagcattagcgacgaattatagagtggcccgtagctatgtagcctagcccaaccgtagccgcagccgcattcgtaggcaccagccgtagccgcagccgcaaccgttgccggcagcccttgccgtagccatagccgtagccgtaaccgtagccgcagccgtagccatagccgtagcggttgccatccatcatacgcaacggacaagagcgaagttgatctgtaaaatacaaaatcgagttcagattaataatgtgttaaacttagtattttataaataaaattattgtacatattaaattttttctttatttctcataatttttaatcaaattcttatacattgagaaaaaactaattttttagtaaatattcagtaaaaactttaatttaacttcattgtaagttgaaagaattgaaattatttgcttttcaaggaaaaaaatattattatgatactaaaatacctattaataaataaatgcaattacctgaaagatgattcgttaggcctcgtatattttattggcgttggtgttgacgttagcgtcagcgtgggcgtgggcgttgacgatggcgtaggagttggtgttggcgtaggctttggcgttggcgtaggttttagcattagcgtagactacggcgttgggggctggcgtgcgctttggcgacggcgtgggcgtagacgcgtccgcaaacttgatcattgacataggcgtggccgcagggccattcttcaataagtcgctaatgtccagcattagcgacgaattatagagtggcccgtagctatgtagcctagcccaaccgtagccgcagccgcattcgtaggcaccagccgtagccgcagccgcaaccgttgccggcagcccttgccgtagccatagccgtagccgtaaccgtagccgcagccgtagccatagccgtagcggttgccatccatcatacgcaacggacaagagcggagttgatctgtaaaatacaaaatcgagttcagattaataatatgttaaacttagtattttataaataaaattattgtacatattaattttttcctttatttcccataatttttaatcaaattcttatacattgaggaaaaactaactttttagtaaatattcagtaaaaactttaatttaactttattgtaAGTtggaagaattgaaattatttgcttttcaaggaataaaatattattattgtaaaagtaaaatattacattacattaaataaattcaatcactTTAAAGATGATTCGCTAGGGCCCAATTGTTATAATCATTTCAATGCATTACATGCGCTCGCCACATAAGAGCCATTGATCGACTCGTGGCAATGCTGTGTCGAGGGTACGTTAGCTTCTCCTTCAGGATGGTTTACCCTTTAAATCCTTAAGGATAAACCACCATCCTGAAGGATACTGAGCCCTcccaccacgacaaggtgtaCCCATGGGAgggaagaattattaattgtaatatgacTTATGTTGGACAGACGAAAAGACAACTTAACAccagaataaaagaacataaaaaCGACATTAATAAGAAGAGCTGTTCTTCTTCTGTCATTTCCAAACACAGAATTGATTCTTCCCATGATTTTGATTGGAATAATGTTAAGATATTGGACGGTGAACCCTCTTATCCGAAAAGACTGATTTCTAAAATGGTCTttattaaaagacaaaatgcAGGGCTCAATAATCAAAACGACACGGATCATTTACCTGATGCCTATCTcccgattattaatttaattcctcctctataaatttttttttcctcctttttcctCTACCAATTTCCTTTTACCCCCATCTTTCTCCTTCCCTATTGACtccttcccctccccccctttcTCCCTTTCTACCGTCAATTGGAATTTCTGAATTTCAACAACCAATTACGATACCAATAACAAATTACGATCACTAAAATATTCAAGTTCAACATGTAAAGACATCTGGTCTTAACTTTTCCATCTCGTTCCTTCTACTTGGGCGAGCGCTTCTccatcatgtaattaatacaagtacgtttatcttttttcttaattttaccttctttttattttatttattttaactattattgtatttttttgtatctattgCAGTCctatctaatttattaacgaACAACAATATGGTCGATAAAGGATTGCAAATACGTCTTttacatcttttaattatttaatcattgcgggcgaattttatattttattgtttcttattttgtacattgaagaaggcctgatggcaggctgaaacgtttgtaaacatttttaatgaatatatcatAACCTTTGCACGAAAATCTAgcattgtggctctttacgctccttattgattttatttgatttaagaattattaataccTTGCAAtctggaaaaatataattttagcaatAGCTAATAAAATGATCTAAAACGAttcgttaataataaacatatctaAATATACGTAAAACGTAATTAGAATAAGTAACACCGGAATGAAAATCCTGAACGCGGAAGCTCATAACAATAAAAGCTATCAATCAATAgctataatatttagaaagatatttctaatatcGGTAGATATTTAGAAAGTATTggagtaaattattataatttacatttaaaatcaagtacttattttattttcactataaacatatttattgaaatattgttatCACCTTGATtacgatatataataataattcttcttcTCATGATCTTTGTATTttcaattgattaattaaaaaggttaAACGatcgaatatatattatttcacatttgatT
This genomic window from Linepithema humile isolate Giens D197 chromosome 5, Lhum_UNIL_v1.0, whole genome shotgun sequence contains:
- the LOC137000209 gene encoding uncharacterized protein, producing the protein MSAVRARLGGAAKASRPDGTPGRSWALATRVLGDRMGRLFTACLRSGAFSSRWRRANLVLLQKDGKPPEQPSAYRPICLLDEAAAPVSPGSPVGLPPGQNVRIQGRNRRGVREEDVPRGSTGVCFGPDAVEFRLPEWTSQDGESVVSPPAQSRRSRCQSPAPLHEHRPIGISLRGTDLGKRLMANKRASALVRKADRRMAIRVARCYRTVSYVASTTLAKVLPFDLVASSRAEAYRCAIEVGRSGISPEIIPKKMEREKARARRWALREWKHRLGEHNTPGLPELKTVETIQPCLQKWVGRRGGGISFCLAQVFTGYDCFGDYLCRIGKQRTTRCYHCAANRDSAQHTLEECPAWTVERRALVEMVGGDLSLPSLVRGMLEREESWVAVSSFCETVMSRKEKVERERRGEGGTTSSQRRRRRGQGGGRIRPCPPRLGVNNAP
- the LOC137000091 gene encoding uncharacterized protein; the protein is MLKPTPTPKPTPTPTPTPSSTPTPTLTLTSTPTPIKYTRPNESSFRSTPLLSVAYDGWQPLRLWLRLRLRLRLRLWLRQGLPATVAAAATAGAYECGCGYGWARLHSYGPLYNSSLMLDISDLLKNGPAATPMSMIKFADASTPTPSPKRTPAPNAVVYANAKTYANAKAYANTNSYAIVNAHAHADANVNTNANKIYEA